From Patescibacteria group bacterium, a single genomic window includes:
- a CDS encoding ribosome-binding factor A, producing the protein MNLRLEKFSSMVKKQLAPIMLEHQIPGSSVSVNSIKISPDLKIAHVYVSVWGRNAENAFASIKDSSGEMSRILATKLKSKFSPRLSFHLDTGQNDSARIEELLSGS; encoded by the coding sequence ATGAATCTTCGTCTTGAAAAGTTTAGTTCAATGGTAAAAAAACAACTTGCTCCTATAATGCTTGAGCATCAGATACCTGGCAGCTCTGTTAGCGTTAATAGCATTAAAATCAGCCCTGATCTTAAAATTGCTCATGTCTATGTATCTGTCTGGGGCAGAAATGCCGAAAACGCCTTTGCGTCTATAAAAGATAGTAGTGGCGAAATGTCTCGCATATTAGCTACTAAGCTAAAATCTAAATTTTCTCCTAGACTGAGCTTCCATTTGGACACAGGCCAGAACGATTCGGCAAGAATCGAAGAACTGCTAAGCGGCAGCTAA